The genomic window CTGGGCTGAGCTGGTGAACATCGGACACCGTCACTTCCATGCGCTGCCCGAGGGCATGGAGCCAGGTCTGGAGACGACGCATGTGATGCAGGTGCCGACCGGCACCAAGCTGCCGGAGAACGGCCGCGTTCAGATGTATCCGTGCCATTCGTTCGAGTTTCACCTCGTTCTGCTGGCGTTCGACCCGCAGATCACGAAGCCTGAAATCCGGCGTTACCTCATCGGCCATGACTGCGGCACGGTGATCAATCCGCACATCGTCAAGGGCATGACCCTCGGCGGTATCGCCCACGGCATCGGCGCGGCACTACTGGAAGAGTTCGCCTATGACAGCGAGGGCCAGCTCCTGACCCAGAGCTTCATGGACTACCTGCTACCGTCGTCGCACGAAGTCCCGCATGTCGAGATCGTGCACCACTGCACACCGTCGCCGTTCACCGTCTTCGGTCAGAAAGGCTCCGGCGAGAGCGGCTATCTCGGCTCGCCTGCGGCGATTTCCGGCGCGATCAACGACGCAGTGTCGCCACTCAACATCTCGTTCTCGAAGCTTCCCATCCGTATCGCGGCGATCAGTGATGCCATCGCTGCGGCACAAGCGACTAAGTAAGGACTGAGAATGATCATCGATTGCCACGCCCACCTTGTGCCCCCCAGCCTGCTCGACGCGATCCGTGCAGAGAAGGCGAAGTTTCCGTCGATCCGCCTGATCGAGGAAGGCGGCAGCCTCGGCTTCTCGTTCGCTGGCAACAAGCCGACGCGGCCCGTGTCGAAGCCTCTCAGCGACATCGCTGGCCGTCTGCAGTGGATGGACACCAACAAGATCGAAAAGCAGGTCGTCGGCGGCTGGCTCGATATGTTCGGCAACGAGATCCCTGCGGAAGAGGGCACCCGGTGGGCGCGGTTGATCAACACCCATCTCGCCCAGGCGGCGAAGGAGCAGCCTCGCTTCATCCCGCTGGCAACGGTGCCGCTGCAGGACGGCGCTCGCGCCGCCGAGGTGCTGCGTGAAGCGCACGGTCTCGGCTTCAAGGGCGTGATGATCGGAACGCAGCCGAAGGGCAAGGGCGGCGTGCTCGACGATCCGTCGCTCAATCCATTCTGGGAAGCCGCCAACGATCTGGGCTCGATCATCTTCATCCACCCCGTGTTCGAGAGCGGCGACGACCGCGTGCATGACTACGGTATGGCCAATGCTGTCGGCCGCATCACCGACACGCTGATTGCGATGTCGCGCATGATCTATGCGGGTCACATCACACGCTATTCCAACATGAAGGTCGTTGCCGGTATCGGCGGCGCGGCGCTGCCTTACGTGATCGGCCGTCTGCGCCGCAACTATTCGCTCGACAAGGAGAAGCTCGGCGATCCGGATGCCGCGCTGGCGGCGATGTATTACGACACCATCGTGCAGGACACGCGCGCGCTGCGTTACCTCGCGGATGTGGTTGGCGCAGATCGCATCATGATGGGATCGGACATGCCATTCCCGATCGGCGATCTGGCTCCATTGAATATCGTCAAGGAAACCTCGTTCTCCGACAGCGAGCGCGCCTCCATTAATGGCGGCCTCGCGAAGAAACTGTTCGGTGTCTAAGGAGGCAGCATGAAACTCGAGATTGGCGGCAGCGAAACAGTTCCGGCACCGGTTGAAGCGCTTTGGGTGGCGCTGAACGATCCCGTTGTGCTGACCCGGTGCATCCCGGGCTGCAAGAGCATGACGGAAACCGCTCCGGATTCTTACAAAGTCGAGATGCAGCTCCGCGTGGCTGCGGTCGGCGGCTCGTTCGAAGGTGAAATCAGCCTTTCGGACAAGGACGCGCCGCAGGCCTGCAGCATCAAGGTATCAGGAGCGGGCACGCTCGGACACGGCAACGGCACGGCGCGCTTTGAGATCGAGCCCGATGGCGAGGGTTCGTCCAAGCTGATCTACAAGGGCACGGGTGAGATCGGCGGTCTGGTGGCCGGCGTTGGACAGCGAATTCTGTCCAGTGTGTCCAAGCATTTGATCGGCCGTTTCTTCGTTGCGCTTCGCAAGGAGTTCGAGGCGCCGGTGCACGGGGCTGCGGAGTAACGCATGGCAATGACGTCATCACGCATCGAACGAATTGAGGT from Nitrobacteraceae bacterium AZCC 1564 includes these protein-coding regions:
- a CDS encoding aminocarboxymuconate-semialdehyde decarboxylase (product_source=KO:K03392; cath_funfam=3.20.20.140; cog=COG2159; ko=KO:K03392; pfam=PF04909; superfamily=51556), producing the protein MIIDCHAHLVPPSLLDAIRAEKAKFPSIRLIEEGGSLGFSFAGNKPTRPVSKPLSDIAGRLQWMDTNKIEKQVVGGWLDMFGNEIPAEEGTRWARLINTHLAQAAKEQPRFIPLATVPLQDGARAAEVLREAHGLGFKGVMIGTQPKGKGGVLDDPSLNPFWEAANDLGSIIFIHPVFESGDDRVHDYGMANAVGRITDTLIAMSRMIYAGHITRYSNMKVVAGIGGAALPYVIGRLRRNYSLDKEKLGDPDAALAAMYYDTIVQDTRALRYLADVVGADRIMMGSDMPFPIGDLAPLNIVKETSFSDSERASINGGLAKKLFGV
- a CDS encoding carbon monoxide dehydrogenase subunit G (product_source=COG3427; cog=COG3427; ko=KO:K09386; pfam=PF06240; superfamily=55961), with product MKLEIGGSETVPAPVEALWVALNDPVVLTRCIPGCKSMTETAPDSYKVEMQLRVAAVGGSFEGEISLSDKDAPQACSIKVSGAGTLGHGNGTARFEIEPDGEGSSKLIYKGTGEIGGLVAGVGQRILSSVSKHLIGRFFVALRKEFEAPVHGAAE